GGCAGCGGCATTCAGGGAGACGGCATCGTTGAGGATTATTCCCTCGCGGTGACGGTCTGTGTGCAGGACGACCAGGCCATTGGTCTCCATGACCATAACGTAGATGATCTCCTGATTGCGGGAGCGGATATCCTCCATGAGCTGGTGCAGAGCCCGATAGTCGGTCTGGCTGGTATTGAGGCGGCGGATATCGTAGGAACTCATGATGTCTTCTATTTTCGACTGAACCCGGTAGGCGTGCACTTTGGACTCGCTGAGCTTGTTGTCTACGCTCTTTTCGGCAATGATTCCCACGATGAACTGCAGCGAGAGCCACACCGTGGCCAGAATGACCAGAGTGAAGAGAATATAGAAGACGATCAGGTTGACTTTGAGATTTTTGTCCATGGCTCAACTCGCGGCGAATGTACTGATAAGCGAGCGCACCTGAGCGCTGTCGGTGCAGGAATTCAGCGCCTGGCGGAATTCGCTGCTGCCCGGTGTGCCCTTGCTGTACCAGGAGCCGTGTTTGCGCATGAGAATATGGGCCCGCTCCGGCATATACTGACACAGAAGGTCAAGATGGCGCAGCAGAATTTCTCTGATCTGCCTGGGTGTGGGCTCGCAGGTGGCCTGGCCGCGAACCTGTGAAAGTATTTCACGGAAGATCCACGGGCGGGTATAGCCCTCACGGGCGATCATGGCTCCATCGGCCCGGCTCTGTTCCATGGCCAGACAGGCGCTTGGGTAGTCAGTGATATCGCCGTTGATGATCAGGGGAATGTGCAGCAGAGATTTGATGGGAGCCACCTCGTGCCAGCGTGCCTGCCCACCGAAGCCATCACTGCGGGTGCGGGCGTGTACCGTGAGCATGGACGCGCCGGCCTGCTGAACCTGCAGGGCCAGTTCTGGCAGCAGTTCATCACCATGGATCAGACCCAGTCGCGTTTTCACCGTGATATCCGCACAGGCTCCCGCTGCCGCGACCATCTGGCTGACGATCTCCCCCGCCAGCTGCGGGTGCTGCATCAGCTCAACACCGGAACCGGAGCGCACGACTTTTTTGACAGGGCAGCCCATGTTGATATCAATCAGCGTGAATCCTTCCTCTGTGCAGATGCGTGCCGACTGGGCCATGGTTGCCGGATTGGCTCCGAACAACTGAACAAAAGGCCGCAGGCGTTCCTCTGCTCCCACCCGCAGGAATTCGACGGTTTTGGGAATATGGCGGCTGAGGGCTTCTGAGCTGACCATCTCGGTGAAGATGTTGGGACAGCCCTGTTCACGGGCGATGACGCGAAAGGGAATATTGCAGACACCGGCCACCGGGGCCATGAAAAGGGGGGTGTCTATGGTGTTGTGGCGCAGTTGCAGGGGGTGAAACATAGGTCTTCCGGATCCAACAGAAAACGGGGCTTCAGTGAAGCCCCGTTCTGGTTTTTGTGGGTGAGCCTGTCGTGGCCTTATACCTTGGGGCCAGCTGCGCTGAAATCGTAGTCGGCGCCTCTGGTGATGTATTTCTCGTAGTTTTTGGTGAACATCTCCGCCAGCTTCTTGGCTGTTGCGTCATAGGCGAACTTGTCGGCCCAGGCGTTGCGAGGGTTGAGGACAGAAGTGTCTACGCCGGGGATTGCTTCGGGAATCTGCAGGCCGAAGATGTCCATGGTCTCAAACTGGCAGTCGTTGATCTTGCCGTTGAGGATGGCGTTGACACAGGCGCGGGTGGCCTTGATGCTCATGCGCTGGCCCACGCCGTACCCGCCGCCGGTCCAGCCGGTGTTGACCAGGAAGGCGTTGACATTGTGCTTGGCCATCTTTTCGCCCAGCAGTTTGGCGTAGGCCGTGGGGTGCAGGGGCAGGAAAGCTTCGCCGAAGCAGGCGGAGAAAGTGGCCTGGGGTTCGGTGACGCCGCGTTCCGTACCGGCAACCTTGGCGGTGTATCCGCTGAGGAAGTAGTACATGGCCTGCTCCCTGGTGAGTTTTGACACCGGAGGCAGGATGCCGAAGGCATCGCAGGTGAGGAAGATGATATTGCGGGGATGGCCAGCTTTCAGGGCGGGCTCGTGATTGTCAATGTGGAAGATGGGGTAGGAGACCCGCGTGTTTTCCGTCTTGGAGGCATCTTCATAGTTCACGATGCCGTCGTCGTCGTAGACCACGTTTTCCAGCAGGGCATCGCGTTTGATGGCCTGGTAGATTTCCGGTTCGCTGCCGGGATCGAGGTTGATGGTCTTGGCGTAGCAGCCGCCCTCGAAGTTGAAGATACCATCATCATCCCAGCCGTGCTCGTCGTCGCCGATGAGCCTGCGTGAAGCGTCGGTGGAGAGGGTCGTCTTGCCGGTGCCGGAGAGACCAAAGAAGAGGCAGACATCGCCTTCTGATCCAACATTGGCGGAGCAGTGCATGGAGAGTATATTTTCAAGGGGGAGCCAGTAGTTCATCATGGTGAAGACGCCTTTTTTCATCTCACCGCCGTACCAGGTTCCGCCAATAATAGCCACATTCTTTTCGATATTGAAGATGACAAAGACTTCAGAGTTCATTCCGTGCTCTTTCCAGCGCGGATTTACCACTTTGCAGGCATTGTAGATGGTAAATTCAGGGGCAAAGCTGCTGAGCTCGTCTTCGGTGGGGCGAATAAACATATTCTTGCAGAAGTGGGATTGCCAGGCGATTTCCGAGATGACGCGGATATTGCGGCGGGTTTTCTGGTTGGAGCCAACAAAGCCGTCGGTGACATAGACATCCTTGCCGGAGAGCTGGTTCGTTACCAGTTGGTAGAGCTCGTCAAAAACCTCAACGGCGACGGGCTTGTTGATGTTGCCCCAGGCGATATGCTGAGCTGATGGATCCTGCTTGACGAAATACTTGTCCTTGGGAGATCGTCCTGTGAACTTTCCCGTGTCCACCATCATGGTACCGTTGGAGGATACCCGACCTTCCCCGTTGTCTACTTCGTGTTTGAAAAGCTCCTCGTAGCCGAGGTTCCGGTAAATCTTCCCTACGCTCTTGAGGCCCAGGGAATCGGCGTCCAATGCATTGGCTGTCTTCATGGCACTGCCCCTTTGCATGATAATACTATAACATACTTTGCGTTATATGCTGTTGCAAAAGTAACATATTTGCTGCAGCAGGGGAAGGGAAAGTTGCCAAAATATTGACAGGGATCTGCATTGGTATGTTCTTGTTTTTGAATGGGATGCGACTAGGTGGTGCCGTTTGTGGAACCCTGTTCGGCGGTGGCGGGATTATCAGTGGGGGCTTTGACCTGGGAGCGCAGATAGTTTTCCATTTCCAGCAGGGACTTGTTGCAGGGGGCGACGGGGCTGGAATGGTCAAGAACCGGTATCAGGTTTTTGTCCAGAAACATGATCCGGCCAGACTGCTGTAGCTTGCGCACGGCGGCAATGCAGCGTTCCAGCAGCTTGCGGTCGGAGAATATTTCGCGGTTGGTAATCTCTTCGCCGAAGACGCGGTGTTTTTTCAGAAACTGATAGAGGCTGGGCAGCACCTTCTGCTGGGGCGTCTGGGGGCCGATCACCAGGACCTCATCCTCGCCTTCGGCATGGGCCTGGGATTGTGTGCCGTGCAGCGCATCGTGGACGCGCTGCAGCAGTTCGCGGATATCGATGGGTTTGATAATATAGCTGTTGACATTGATTGCCGTCATCTGGGAAATATGGTGTTCCTCATTGAGGGCGGTGGTGATGATGACCGGTACTTCAGGATTGATTTCGCGGATCAGCTCGATCATGCGAAAGCCGTCCATGACCGGCATGTTGATATCGGTGACCACGATGTCGGGGCGGTGTTCCCGGAACATGTCCAGGCCCTCTTGCCCGTTGGCGGCGATGTAGAGGTTTTTGACCCGACGTGAGAGGGGTTTTTCCAGCGCTTTCCGTATGACCGCTTCATCTTCGACATAGAGAATTTTCAGTTCGGAAAAATTCGGAGCAGTCTCCACGGCAGTCCTCCACGGTCAGCAGCCTGCTGGAATATTTTCTGGATACGCAGGCTGACTCTTCCTGAATTGTACACTGAAAAACATCTTAATACGCATCCCATGTGAGTTCAAGGATCTTATTGTGTCACCGTCGAAAAATACCATCATGAAACCATGCAGACCGCAGCTGCTCGCTCCGGCGGGTGATCTCGAAAAACTGTACACCGCCGTAACCTATGGTGCGGACGCGGTGTATATCGGTGGCGATATCGGTGGCCTGCGGCAGCGGGCGGGAAATTTTTCCCATGGCGATATGGTCCGGGGGATCTCCTTTGCCCATGGGCATGGCGCGAAGGTATACGTGGCCGTCAATATCTACCCCCGTCCCGAAGATATAGCGCTCCTTCCCCCGTACCTTGCCGCGCTTCGTGCACATGGTGTCGACGCCGTCATCGCCTCTGACCCTGCCGTGGTGCGCTGTGCCCTTGAGCATGGCCACACGGTGCATCTGTCCACGCAGGCGTCGTGCATGAATACTCCCGAAGCCCTGGCCTGGAAGGAGACCGGGGTGAGCCGTATGGTTGCCGCCCGGGAGCTTTCCATCGAGCAGGTGCAGCGTATAGGTGCCGCCAGTGGCCTGGAAACGGAGATGTTTGTCCACGGCTCCCTGTGCATGTCCTACAGTGGCAAGTGCCTGATCAGTAATTTCACCGCAGGCCGCGACGCTAACCGCGGGGGCTGTGTCCAGAGCTGCCGCTGGGGCTACCGGGTCTGCGGGGAAGCAAAGGACCCTGGTGAACTGGTCTATCCCTTGAATTCACAGGATATCATGGGTATCAGGCAGCTGGGGCGCTTTCGCGATGCCGGCATAAGCTGTCTGAAAATCGAGGGGCGCATGAAATCACACCTCTATATCGCAGCCACCACCTGCGCCTACCGCAACGCCATCGATGACCATGATGGTACCCCTGAAACGGTGGACGCCATGGAAGAACTTCTTCGCAAAATTTCCAACCGGGGCTTCACAGCGCACTTTCTGGCGGGCAGACCGGAGGATCCCGGGATCAACCTGCGCTCCTCGGGGTATGTGAGCCAGGTTGAGTATATCGGCCAGATCATCGGATGGCAGGATGGCGTAGCCCTGCTCTACAGTCGCGCGCCAGTGCGTTCCGGGGAGCCATTGTTTCTGCTGAACACTGATGGTGAACTGCTGGAGCTGCCTGGTCAGATGCGGGAAATGGATGACACCATGGTCAAGTCGGTCAATCCAGGCACTCTCGTGCAGGTGGAAGTGCCCGTTGCCTGCCAGTACTGGGTGGTATGCAAGGGAACTGAGCCACAGAGGAGGCCATGGTGAACGGTAAATTCGTGGTCTGCAGTGCAGACGATATTCGCAGCGTTCAGGAGTATGGCGTGAAGCGTGTTATCATCCCCTGGGCTGCTGCCAGCCAGGGGTCGGGAGTCTTTCTGCCTGAGCTGGAGGCGATGCTCACCCAGGCCCATGATGGTGGCATGCAGGTGGATCTCGCTGCTGACATCCTGCCCGATGACTCCCAGCTTGATGCCCTGATGGACGAGTTCCGGCGTACAGACCTGCTGCGGCCCGGCCGTATCCAGGGTGTCAGGCTGCAGAATATCGGCCTGGCGCGGGTTATCAGGCAGGCATATCCCCACCTGAAGGTGATTTTTGACGTGCGTTCCGGTGGGAACCATCCCGCCTACTATACCTGGCTGCAGCGGATGGGGCTGGATGGCGCCGTGCTCTCCCGTGAGCTTAGCCTGGAGAGTCTCCCGGATTTCTTTCGCTCCGCTGGCGCGCCCTTTTCTTTTGAGCTGAGGGTTTTTGGCGCCATTGCCTTTTTCAGCAGCCGTCGCGCGCTGCTTGATATGGCCGTGGGGCAGACATGCCTGCTGGAAGAGCCCTCGCGTCCCGGCCAGCGTTTTCTGCTGGAGCGGGGCAACGATTCGGTGCTCCACCACTCCCGTTACCTTGATCTGCGGGGCCACCTCGGGCGTCTGCAATCCTGGCCGTTGACCCTGGTACTGGATTATCGCCATGTGTGCACCTGCCGGGAGATGCTTGCGTACTGGTTTGATGGCAGGGAGTTTGCCGCGCTGCACGGTCTCGCTCCCATGGCTGATCCCCAGTTGCCTCGGGAAGAGAGTCGCCCGCCATCCGATGCTCAGGAGCCCGTGGCGCGCCTGCTTGATGTGAAGCGTTCACGCTACCTGGTGGCGGAGGTCTTCGCTGGTCTGGCTGATGGCGAGGAACTGCTCTGCCAGTCTCCCGAGGGGAAGTGTTTTTCCCTGCGCTGGCAGCCCCGGAAAACCTGGAGCGGATCGCCCGGGAGTTCGCTGGCGCTGCTGCCGTGGGTGAAAGGAGCGACTGTGGGAGCGGTGTTGATGCGAAAGGATGTGGATGGGTGAAATGCCAGGAACCCTCAGCAGGCTGCTGGAAAACCCCCATCAGCGTTGCCAAGAAAAAAAGCACACTCATGTGAGTGTGCTTGTTCCATTTGGAGCGGGAAACGGGACTCGAACCCGCGACCCTCAGCTTGGAAGGCTGATGCTCTAGCCAACTGAGCTACTCCCGCTTAAAGAGTGGTGGGGAGGGGAGGATTCGAACCTCCGAAGTCGATGACGACAGATTTACAGTCTGTTCCCTTTGGCCGCTCGGGAACCTCCCCACGATAATGGCTGAATGGAGCTGGTGAGAGGAATTGAACCCCCAACCTGCTGATTACAAGTCAGCTGCTCTGCCAATTGAGCTACACCAGCCCATACGCCGACAGAGGACAGGCCCCCGTCGAACATCGGGGATTATAGGGAAATACTCAGCGATTTCAAGCAAAATCTCCGCTTACTTGTCTTTTTCCTGCATCTGCTCCCAGCGCAGTGCTTTACGGGGAGGGTTTCGGTCGGAGGTGCTGGACTCATCCCCGATGGCCTGCTGCTGCAGCTGCAAATCGGCAACATAATCAGGGCATCGTGATGGATCGGAAATGGAGAATTTTTTCCCGCAGGTGGCGCGCCAGGCGCAGGTGGCACAAGTCTGTTTCATGGATGGCTCCTGAAGTCGGGTCTCTGGACGCACAGCTTGTCGGCTCGCTTGATCAGGATGACGCGGTTGCCCTTGCGGTTATACTGAATGCGGTCCATGTAAAAGTAGCTCATGAGAATGCCCCGGCCAGAGGTCTTCAAAAGGTTTTCCGCATTGCGAGGATCTGGAAGCTGCTTGACGTTGAAGCCCTCGCCTTCGTCTTCCACGATAAAAGTGAAGAGGTTGCGACGGAAGATAAAAACAAAACGCACCTTCTTGTGACCGTGCTGGCGG
This portion of the Desulfurispirillum indicum S5 genome encodes:
- a CDS encoding tRNA dihydrouridine synthase, with amino-acid sequence MFHPLQLRHNTIDTPLFMAPVAGVCNIPFRVIAREQGCPNIFTEMVSSEALSRHIPKTVEFLRVGAEERLRPFVQLFGANPATMAQSARICTEEGFTLIDINMGCPVKKVVRSGSGVELMQHPQLAGEIVSQMVAAAGACADITVKTRLGLIHGDELLPELALQVQQAGASMLTVHARTRSDGFGGQARWHEVAPIKSLLHIPLIINGDITDYPSACLAMEQSRADGAMIAREGYTRPWIFREILSQVRGQATCEPTPRQIREILLRHLDLLCQYMPERAHILMRKHGSWYSKGTPGSSEFRQALNSCTDSAQVRSLISTFAAS
- a CDS encoding U32 family peptidase, yielding MNGKFVVCSADDIRSVQEYGVKRVIIPWAAASQGSGVFLPELEAMLTQAHDGGMQVDLAADILPDDSQLDALMDEFRRTDLLRPGRIQGVRLQNIGLARVIRQAYPHLKVIFDVRSGGNHPAYYTWLQRMGLDGAVLSRELSLESLPDFFRSAGAPFSFELRVFGAIAFFSSRRALLDMAVGQTCLLEEPSRPGQRFLLERGNDSVLHHSRYLDLRGHLGRLQSWPLTLVLDYRHVCTCREMLAYWFDGREFAALHGLAPMADPQLPREESRPPSDAQEPVARLLDVKRSRYLVAEVFAGLADGEELLCQSPEGKCFSLRWQPRKTWSGSPGSSLALLPWVKGATVGAVLMRKDVDG
- a CDS encoding response regulator transcription factor, whose amino-acid sequence is METAPNFSELKILYVEDEAVIRKALEKPLSRRVKNLYIAANGQEGLDMFREHRPDIVVTDINMPVMDGFRMIELIREINPEVPVIITTALNEEHHISQMTAINVNSYIIKPIDIRELLQRVHDALHGTQSQAHAEGEDEVLVIGPQTPQQKVLPSLYQFLKKHRVFGEEITNREIFSDRKLLERCIAAVRKLQQSGRIMFLDKNLIPVLDHSSPVAPCNKSLLEMENYLRSQVKAPTDNPATAEQGSTNGTT
- a CDS encoding peptidase U32 family protein, translated to MSPSKNTIMKPCRPQLLAPAGDLEKLYTAVTYGADAVYIGGDIGGLRQRAGNFSHGDMVRGISFAHGHGAKVYVAVNIYPRPEDIALLPPYLAALRAHGVDAVIASDPAVVRCALEHGHTVHLSTQASCMNTPEALAWKETGVSRMVAARELSIEQVQRIGAASGLETEMFVHGSLCMSYSGKCLISNFTAGRDANRGGCVQSCRWGYRVCGEAKDPGELVYPLNSQDIMGIRQLGRFRDAGISCLKIEGRMKSHLYIAATTCAYRNAIDDHDGTPETVDAMEELLRKISNRGFTAHFLAGRPEDPGINLRSSGYVSQVEYIGQIIGWQDGVALLYSRAPVRSGEPLFLLNTDGELLELPGQMREMDDTMVKSVNPGTLVQVEVPVACQYWVVCKGTEPQRRPW
- the pckA gene encoding phosphoenolpyruvate carboxykinase (ATP) encodes the protein MKTANALDADSLGLKSVGKIYRNLGYEELFKHEVDNGEGRVSSNGTMMVDTGKFTGRSPKDKYFVKQDPSAQHIAWGNINKPVAVEVFDELYQLVTNQLSGKDVYVTDGFVGSNQKTRRNIRVISEIAWQSHFCKNMFIRPTEDELSSFAPEFTIYNACKVVNPRWKEHGMNSEVFVIFNIEKNVAIIGGTWYGGEMKKGVFTMMNYWLPLENILSMHCSANVGSEGDVCLFFGLSGTGKTTLSTDASRRLIGDDEHGWDDDGIFNFEGGCYAKTINLDPGSEPEIYQAIKRDALLENVVYDDDGIVNYEDASKTENTRVSYPIFHIDNHEPALKAGHPRNIIFLTCDAFGILPPVSKLTREQAMYYFLSGYTAKVAGTERGVTEPQATFSACFGEAFLPLHPTAYAKLLGEKMAKHNVNAFLVNTGWTGGGYGVGQRMSIKATRACVNAILNGKINDCQFETMDIFGLQIPEAIPGVDTSVLNPRNAWADKFAYDATAKKLAEMFTKNYEKYITRGADYDFSAAGPKV